CTCATAAATAAAGGGGATTTTCTTAATGACGCAACCTACGGCTGAATGGGCTGATTATACTGAATCTGATTGTTCCCACCGTTGGGCAATTGAAAGCCCCAACGGACCTACAAGCTATGGGACCTGCCGCCACTGTGGTGAAACACGAGAGTTTAAGAATTCAATACAAATAACTAGCTGGGAATCTGAAGGTAGTCACGCTAATCGTAACCGGGGTTAGTTAACAAGTGAACTAAGCCTGATGATGCTTGTTTGGTTCCATGATTCATAAACCGCAATACTCCCTCGTAGAAACTGAAATAAGGGAAATCATTAAACAGAACGGCCCTATATCGTTTGCCCATTTTATGGAACTCGCTCTATATCACCCGCAATGTGGTTATTACATAAATAAAGCAGGCTTTGGCCCCAATGGGGATTTCTTTACCGCTCCAATGACTCATCCAATATTTGGTTCACTAATTGCTAACCAAGCGATGCTGATGTGGTTGCAATTAGGTAAAGTATCTCCGATTAATGTAATTGAGTTGGGGGCAGGGAATGGTCAGCTTGGCATTGATTTCGAGAGGCATTCTGAGCGTATAGATAATCAATTTTGCAATGCGCTTCATTACACTGCAAATGACCTGTCCCCGAAGCCCTCAGACTTTTTAAGAGATTGGATTCAAGGTGAAATTTCTTTTACATTTGAAAACCCCTCAATAATTATTGCTAACGAATTGCTTGATGCTATGCCAGCGCATCGAGTAGTTATGCATAATGGTGAACTGAAAGAAATTTTTATCGGTTTAAATGAAGCAGGAGATTTTCAAGAATACTTCTTAGGACTTACAACAAGTGAAATAAAAGATCGCTTTGATACGTTTGGAATTGAACTCGCTGAAGGTCATAAAACTGAGATGAACCTAGGGATGACAAAATGGTTCAAATATATTTATGACATGATTCCTTCTGGCTATTTACTGCTCATTGATTACGGGTACGAAGCCCACGAGTATTACAACGAATTTCGAATGCAAGGCACACTTAGGTGCTACTACGCTCACACTCTAAATATGAATCCATACATACATGTGGGTAAGCAAGACATAAGCATTCATGTAGATTTTAGTACGTTGCGAAACATTGCTCATCATACAGGCTTCAAATTAGTAAAAGAGAAAAGCCAATCACAATTCTTAAAAGATTTAGGGTTCGAGCAGTATAGAGATTCGATCGTACGTGACAGAGATTTATCACTACAGGTTAAGAATACTAATTTACGTTTATTAGATCTATTAATAGATGATCGTGGAATGGGTGCGTTTAAGGTTTTTATATTTGCAAAAAATGCCCCTGAGCCTTCAGGTATCCTCGCGCAAAAGAAAGATAGCGATAGTCCTTCAATATTAGCCACAACTCGACATATGCCATAAGGAAAATTAACTTTGCAAGGTATTTAACGTCGCTAAAGTATCGTCGGGGTTTGGAAGCGTTCCTTGATGTAGCTCAACATGCCTCACAATCCCTTCAGGATCAATGATTAGTAAGGCTCTTCGCGCATTCCCCGACTCATGATTCAAAATTCCAAGAGAATCAAGAACCTTTCCGTGTGGCCAGAAGTCGGATAAAAGCGGGTGTCGAATACCACCCAGTGAGTTAGCCCAGTTACTTAGTGCAGGACGAGTATCGATGCTTAAGCCGAGAAGCTGCGTGTTTTTTTCTTCAAATGCATTCAACGCCCGGTTGAAGGAGGATGTTTGACTTGTTCACCCGCCTGTAAACGCAAAGGGAAAGGTGTGCAACACAACCCATTTCCCGCGATACTGGCTTATTGAGATTTCTTCACGCTCATGACTGGTGAGCATAAAGTCTGGAATTACTTGTCCCACTTCTATCATCATTTACTCCATGTGCATCATAGGTCAGATCAGGCCATAAGGTAAAGTCGTTAATTAGCCTTATTCCATCGTAACTCAGGGTTTCTAGCGGCCTTCGCTTCGTTCAGGCGCGATAAGGGAGTATTGTAAGGAGCTTCATGTAAGAACGATGAATCCTGCGCAGCCTCTAGATCTATTTGGTGCAAAACTTCTATAAAAGCGTCCAGCGTTTCTTTAGATTCGGTTTCGGTAGGTTCAATCATCAGCGCTTCTGCAACAACTAAAGGGAAATACATAGTTGGAGCATGAAACCCATAATCAAGCAGCCTTTTAGAAATATCTAACGCACTTGCCCCCAATCTTTTTTTAGCGGAGAAAACGACTTCGTGCATCACCTTGCGATCGTATGGCAGCTCATAAAGGTCTCGTAATTTTGCTAGAAGATAATTGGCATTTAGTACAGCATTGCCACTAATATCTAGCATTCCTTGGTTACCTAATAGACTAATATATGTAAAGGCTCTGACTAAGACCCCAAAATTCCCTTGAAATGCTCCTGAACGACCAATTGTTTTTTCTGGCATTGTTAATTCATAGAGTTTGGTTAGTTCGTTGGTTGTAGCTATAGGACCAGGTAGAAACTTAGATAACTCTTCGGTTACACATATTGGCCCTGCTCCAGGGCCACCACCACCATGGGGAGTTGAAAAAGTTTTATGGAGATTCATATGCACTACATCGAAGCCAAGGTGACCTAGTTTTACTCGGCCGAGGAGGGCATTCATATTTGCGCCGTCTCCATAAACTAAACCTCCAGCTTGATGCACGATTTCACACATCTCTATTGCTTTTTTATCAAAAAGCCCAAGTGTAGTTGGCTGGGTAAACATCACTCCTGCAAGATCTGAATTCGCTTCTGCTCGAATACTGTCAAGGTCAATGTTTCCGTCTGGGCCTGAGCCGATAGAAATCACATCAAACCCTGCCATAGCAGCAGATGCGGGATTGGTACCATGAGCGGTATCAGGAATCAGCATTTTCTTACGATGCCCTTGTCCTCTATCGTTTAAAGCTGCACGAAGAGTCAAAACTCCGGAGAGTTCACCTTGTGCGCCCGCAAGTGGAGAGAGACTCACACCTGGTAGCCCACTTACCTTGGACAGAAAACTTTGTAACGTGTGTATGACCTCAAGCGCACCTTGTATTTGATGTGCAGGTTGGGCTGGGTGCGACATGGAAAACCCTGGGTTCGCTGCAATCGTTTCATTAAGCCTTGGATTGTATTTCATGGTACAGCTACCCAAAGGATAAAAATGGGTATCTATTGAGAAATTTAATTGGCTTAGATGCGTGAAATACCTAACCACTTCACCTTCAGTGACTTCAGGAAGATCTAAATCTTGTCTAAGCATTGAGGCTTCAGGATTCAATTGAGGAGGAACATCCGAATCTGGAAGCGCCACTCCCGTGCGCCCCGGCCGGCTGCGTTCCATTAAGAGCCTTCTTCTATTGAGTGCATTTTCATGCAATATAGGTGCTTCATCCATTTTGTGATATGGCTCCTAATGTCTCTACTAAGTGGTCAATATCTGTTTTTGTGGCAACTTCAGTAACGCAGATAAGCATTCCATTGTGGTATTTGTCACTGACGTCATAGCCACCGAGGATTCCAGCTTTCTCTAGGCCGTAGTTTGTTGTTTCAAAATCCTTGGGACAGGAAACTACAAATTCTTGGAAGAAGGTGCGGTCGTTTACTAGACTGTACCCCGGCAATTTTGCTATTTCAGAGGCTGCATAATGCGATTTTTGGTAGCACAAATCCGCCACTCTCCTAAGCCCATGTTTGCCCATTAAAGAGGAATAGACGGTTGCCCATAGTGCGATTAATGCTGTGCTCGTACAAATATTAGAAGTGGCATTTTCTCTCCTTATGTGTTGCTCCCTAGGCTGAAGAGTTAATACGTAGCCAGTTTTACCATTAGAATCTGTGGTTTTTCCGGATATTCGCCCAGGCATTTGCCGCAAATAGTCTTTCCGGCAGGTAAAAATCCCAACATAAGGCCCGCCGAAACTCAAAGGAACTCCCAGGGCTTGACCTTCGCCAGTTGCTATATCTGCCCCAAAATCTCCGGGTGTTTTGAACATTGCCAATGCAATGGGATCACAGGACATAACGAACAAAGCTCCTCTGGAGTGTGCGAGATCACTCAAAGTTTGCATTTCTTCAATGCATCCATAGAAATTTGGATACTGGCTTATTAGACAGGAAGTATCAGCGTTCAGATCAAGATTTTCTGCAGAAACAAGATTCACCTCAAGAGCCTGAGGCATTGCATAGGCACGTATGGTATCAATATAACGCGGGTTTACTGTATCGAGTACAGTGATTTGATTTCGCTT
The nucleotide sequence above comes from Dehalococcoidia bacterium. Encoded proteins:
- the gcvPA gene encoding aminomethyl-transferring glycine dehydrogenase subunit GcvPA, whose protein sequence is MHSQSFKSPFIPNTSEDRASMLAEVGAQSIDELFEDIPSEYRHPELGLPEPLSEMEVIKKMNSLAIKNLHAGNYLNFLGAGAYQHFCPSVVPFLVTRGEFLTSYTPYQPEVSQGTLQGTYEFQSITAELFGMEVSNAGMYDGATSLAEAALMACRVTKRNQITVLDTVNPRYIDTIRAYAMPQALEVNLVSAENLDLNADTSCLISQYPNFYGCIEEMQTLSDLAHSRGALFVMSCDPIALAMFKTPGDFGADIATGEGQALGVPLSFGGPYVGIFTCRKDYLRQMPGRISGKTTDSNGKTGYVLTLQPREQHIRRENATSNICTSTALIALWATVYSSLMGKHGLRRVADLCYQKSHYAASEIAKLPGYSLVNDRTFFQEFVVSCPKDFETTNYGLEKAGILGGYDVSDKYHNGMLICVTEVATKTDIDHLVETLGAISQNG
- a CDS encoding SAM-dependent methyltransferase → MIHKPQYSLVETEIREIIKQNGPISFAHFMELALYHPQCGYYINKAGFGPNGDFFTAPMTHPIFGSLIANQAMLMWLQLGKVSPINVIELGAGNGQLGIDFERHSERIDNQFCNALHYTANDLSPKPSDFLRDWIQGEISFTFENPSIIIANELLDAMPAHRVVMHNGELKEIFIGLNEAGDFQEYFLGLTTSEIKDRFDTFGIELAEGHKTEMNLGMTKWFKYIYDMIPSGYLLLIDYGYEAHEYYNEFRMQGTLRCYYAHTLNMNPYIHVGKQDISIHVDFSTLRNIAHHTGFKLVKEKSQSQFLKDLGFEQYRDSIVRDRDLSLQVKNTNLRLLDLLIDDRGMGAFKVFIFAKNAPEPSGILAQKKDSDSPSILATTRHMP
- the gcvPB gene encoding aminomethyl-transferring glycine dehydrogenase subunit GcvPB; the protein is MDEAPILHENALNRRRLLMERSRPGRTGVALPDSDVPPQLNPEASMLRQDLDLPEVTEGEVVRYFTHLSQLNFSIDTHFYPLGSCTMKYNPRLNETIAANPGFSMSHPAQPAHQIQGALEVIHTLQSFLSKVSGLPGVSLSPLAGAQGELSGVLTLRAALNDRGQGHRKKMLIPDTAHGTNPASAAMAGFDVISIGSGPDGNIDLDSIRAEANSDLAGVMFTQPTTLGLFDKKAIEMCEIVHQAGGLVYGDGANMNALLGRVKLGHLGFDVVHMNLHKTFSTPHGGGGPGAGPICVTEELSKFLPGPIATTNELTKLYELTMPEKTIGRSGAFQGNFGVLVRAFTYISLLGNQGMLDISGNAVLNANYLLAKLRDLYELPYDRKVMHEVVFSAKKRLGASALDISKRLLDYGFHAPTMYFPLVVAEALMIEPTETESKETLDAFIEVLHQIDLEAAQDSSFLHEAPYNTPLSRLNEAKAARNPELRWNKAN
- a CDS encoding redoxin domain-containing protein; amino-acid sequence: MLTSHEREEISISQYRGKWVVLHTFPFAFTGGUTSQTSSFNRALNAFEEKNTQLLGLSIDTRPALSNWANSLGGIRHPLLSDFWPHGKVLDSLGILNHESGNARRALLIIDPEGIVRHVELHQGTLPNPDDTLATLNTLQS